A stretch of the Nostoc sp. HK-01 genome encodes the following:
- a CDS encoding cobyrinic acid a,c-diamide synthase — protein sequence MALLVGVISQKGGVSKSTIARLIAREYAAAGWDVKIADLDISQGTSTDWKQRREVNDIQPEIAVEQFRTVAQALKHADVYDLMILDGPPHSMQGTLEIARASDLLVLPTGLSLDDLKPSVLLAHELVKAKIPLEKIVFVLCRVGDRENEIEDARSYIHKAGYATIEGSIPEKMAYRQASDNGRAISEVTFPTLRQRAEQVVQGIIDLLSEE from the coding sequence ATGGCCTTATTAGTGGGAGTGATTTCCCAAAAAGGTGGTGTATCAAAAAGCACAATTGCTCGGCTCATTGCCCGTGAGTATGCAGCAGCAGGTTGGGATGTAAAAATTGCAGACCTGGATATCTCTCAAGGCACGAGTACAGATTGGAAACAACGCCGAGAGGTCAATGATATTCAGCCGGAAATAGCAGTCGAGCAATTTCGCACGGTAGCTCAAGCTTTAAAACACGCCGATGTTTATGACCTCATGATATTGGATGGCCCACCGCATTCTATGCAAGGAACATTGGAGATTGCCCGTGCAAGTGACTTGCTTGTCTTACCCACCGGCTTGTCACTGGACGACCTCAAGCCATCGGTGCTTTTGGCACATGAGTTGGTGAAAGCCAAAATCCCTCTCGAAAAAATTGTCTTTGTCTTATGTCGAGTCGGCGATCGCGAAAATGAAATTGAGGATGCCCGCTCGTACATCCATAAAGCAGGTTACGCCACGATAGAAGGGTCTATCCCCGAAAAGATGGCTTATCGACAGGCCAGCGACAACGGTCGTGCCATTTCGGAAGTCACGTTCCCAACTTTAAGGCAACGGGCAGAACAAGTAGTTCAAGGGATTATCGATTTGTTGAGTGAGGAATAA